A stretch of DNA from bacterium:
AATGTAAAGATAATAGTCATTTGTTGAGTAAAAGAATTAAAGTCCTTTTGTTTCTTCTTTCTTTGGCAGGGATTGCATATCTTGCTGGAATTCCTGATGTTTGTAAGATTGATGAAATATCAGAGTTTTTTGGTCCTGTTCGCTTTCCCCACTATAAACATTTTGCTGTTCCTGAAAGCTGCAAGGCTTGTCACCATAGGTTTCCCGAAGAGCCGGCAAAATCTTGCTATACCTGTCATAAGAAGGATAAAAAAACAATGCTGGGCTTGCAAAGGGCATATCATAAAAATTGCATAACCTGTCATAAGGAGATGAAAAAGGGACCTACAGGGTGCACAGATTGCCATAGGATTAAAAGAAAAGATGAATTAAAGGACATTTGTATTTTAGACAATATCCCTGGAATATATGGCTCGGTAACATTCTCCCATAAAAGGCATCCTCAGGAATGTGGAGAATGCCATCATATATTAGAACAAAAGCCAATGGCTTGCAAGACCTGCCATACAAAGCCAGGAAAAATTCCCGGGCTTAAAGGCGCATATCATAGAAGGTGTCTTGTTTATCATAGGAAGATGAAGGTAAAGAATAAATGTGTTGATTGCCATGAGGCACAAAGGCACAAAGATGAATAGAAGGGAGTTTTTAAAAACAGGGGCGATAGGATTAGGTGGATTGGTGGGGATTAAAGGAAAAGCTTATCCTTGTGAAACAAAGGAATTCTATGGGATGCTGGTTGATACAACATTGTGTATTGGTTGCCGTTCTTGCGAGAAGGCTTGTAGTGAAGTAAACCATCTTCCCGCACCAAATTTAGGAGATGATAAGCCAAGACAGACAAGCATTGATGCCTTTACCGTGGTCAATAAATTCAAAATTGACAACCAGGAGATATTTGTCAAAAAGCAATGTATGCATTGCAATCAGCCAGCCTGCGCCTCTGCCTGCCTGGTTAAGGCAATGTTCAAAACCAAGGAAGGCCCTGTTATCTGGAGGGGGAATAAATGTTTAGGCTGCAGGTATTGTATGATTGCCTGCCCATTTGATATTCCAAAGTTTGAATACAACAGCCTAAATCCTAAGATAAGAAAATGTGAATTTTGTTTTGAAAGGCTTAAAAAAGGAGAAAAGCCTGGTTGTGTAGATGCCTGCCCTATGGAGGCACTTATATTTGGAACAAGGAGGGAGCTTATTGAAATTGCAAAGGAAAGAATCTATAAAAATCCCGATAAATATGTCCATCATATCTATGGAGAAAGGGAGGCAGGAGGATGTGGCTGGCTCTATCTTGCAAGCGTTCCCTTTGAAAAATTGGGCTTTCCAGAAAATGTTGGAGAAACGCCATACCCTGAATACACAAAGGAATTTTTATACAGCGTTGCTTTGATATTCTTGCTCTGGCCCTCATTTCTTATTGGCTTACATAAGGCTTTAAAGAAAGAAGATGAAGGAGATTAAGAGGTTTATTTTATTTTTTATTTCTGAGCTAAAGCCAAAGGGAAGGCTACTTACACCATTTAATATCATTACCACACCCATAATCCTTCTTGGCATTGCCTTAATAATCTATCGCTTTACCAATGGATTAGGAGCAATTTCCGAAGGAGGCTCACAGGATTTTCCCTGGGGGCTATTGATTGGGTTTAATGTAGTTACCGGGGTTGCTTTAGCAGGTGGAGGATATATAATACCATTTATTGTTTATGTATTAGGGCTTAAAAAATATCGTCCGATGGTCCGTTCTGCTATACTTACTGCCCTTTTGGGATATATATTTTATGCGTTTGCAGTTTTGCTTGATTTGGGAAGACCTTGGCATATTTTTAATCCGATTATAGGAAATTCATTTGGGATTTCTTCTATTCTTTTTATTTTTGTATGGGTTCTTGTCCTCTATATAACCTGCCTATTTGCTGAATTTCTACCGGCAATTACTGAATGGCTTGGCAATGAAAGATTTCGCAAATTTGCTAAAAAGCTTGTTGTTGGCGCGGTTATATTTGCAATTACCCTTTCAACGATCAGTCAAGCAGGTGTTGGTGCTTTATTCTTGCTTGCTCCCACCAAGCTTCATCCCCTCTGGTATTCCAATATAACCATCTTTTTCTTTATCTCAAGCATCTTTTCTGGCTTGTCTGTGGTAATAATTATAGACTCCATTTCACATAAGGTATTTAAAGACCAAGCTTATAACTTTGGGGAGTTAATTATCGGTTTAGGAAAGGCAGCTTGTCTTACAATGTTTGTCTATCTTTCCTTAAAGCTTATTGATATCGCCCATTCAAGGCACTGGCAATATTTTCAAAGCCCAATGGGGCATTTATATTTGGTTGAGCTTATAGGATTTATCCTTTTTCCAATGGTTATGTTCACCGAAGGGGTAAGAAGAAAAGTGATGGGTTTGATTAAACTTGCCGCTTTTATTACTGTAATTGGGGTTATTTTAAACCGGTTAAATGTTACA
This window harbors:
- a CDS encoding cytochrome c3 family protein; this encodes CKDNSHLLSKRIKVLLFLLSLAGIAYLAGIPDVCKIDEISEFFGPVRFPHYKHFAVPESCKACHHRFPEEPAKSCYTCHKKDKKTMLGLQRAYHKNCITCHKEMKKGPTGCTDCHRIKRKDELKDICILDNIPGIYGSVTFSHKRHPQECGECHHILEQKPMACKTCHTKPGKIPGLKGAYHRRCLVYHRKMKVKNKCVDCHEAQRHKDE
- a CDS encoding 4Fe-4S dicluster domain-containing protein; its protein translation is MNRREFLKTGAIGLGGLVGIKGKAYPCETKEFYGMLVDTTLCIGCRSCEKACSEVNHLPAPNLGDDKPRQTSIDAFTVVNKFKIDNQEIFVKKQCMHCNQPACASACLVKAMFKTKEGPVIWRGNKCLGCRYCMIACPFDIPKFEYNSLNPKIRKCEFCFERLKKGEKPGCVDACPMEALIFGTRRELIEIAKERIYKNPDKYVHHIYGEREAGGCGWLYLASVPFEKLGFPENVGETPYPEYTKEFLYSVALIFLLWPSFLIGLHKALKKEDEGD